One segment of Cynocephalus volans isolate mCynVol1 chromosome 8, mCynVol1.pri, whole genome shotgun sequence DNA contains the following:
- the MKNK1 gene encoding MAP kinase-interacting serine/threonine-protein kinase 1 isoform X1, translating to MGNYQPLGEIMTSLTPTPEMGSSEPLPIADDDKKKRKKRKARATDSLPGKFEDLYKLTSELLGEGAYAKVQGAVSLQNGKEYAVKIIEKQAGHSRSRVFREVETLYQCQGNKNILELIEFFEDDTRFYLVFEKLQGGSILAHIQKRKHFNEREASRVVRDVAAALDFLHTKGIAHRDLKPENILCESPEKVSPVKICDFDLGSGVKLNNSCTPITTPELTTPCGSAEYMAPEVVEVFTDEATFYDKRCDLWSLGVVLYIMLSGYPPFVGHCGADCGWDRGEVCRLCQNKLFESIQEGKYEFPDKDWAHISSEAKDLISKLLVRDAKQRLSAAQVLQHPWVQGQAPERGLPTPQVLQRAASRCLEVPNLRSLLEDLFGKPKVLVPARPELGSGDTDKDSTAPLWEGSVTCCGPASGRAVWSHVWGSGGCSEQKGAFATTVNSRDCT from the exons ATGGGGAACTATCAACCCCTTGGTGAGATTATGACATCCCTCACACCCACCCCAG AGATGGGCAGCAGTGAACCCCTTCCCATCGCAGATGATGataagaagaagaggaagaagcgGAAGGCCCGGGCCACAGACTCCTTGCCAGGAAAGTTTGAAG ATTTGTACAAGCTGACCTCTGAATTGCTTGGAGAGGGAGCCTATGCCAAAGTTCAAGGTGCCGTGAGCCTGCAGAATGGCAAAGAGTATGCTGTCAAA ATCATCGAAAAACAAGCCGGGCACAGTCGGAGTAGGGTGTTTCGAGAGGTGGAGACGCTCTATCAGTGTCAAGGAAACAA GAACATTTTGGAGCTGATTGAGTTCTTTGAAGATGACACAAGGTTTTACCTGGTCTTTGAGAAATTGCAAGGAG GCTCCATCCTCGCCCACATCCAGAAGCGGAAACACTTCAATGAGCGAGAAGCCAGCCGAGTGGTGCGGGATGTTGCTGCTGCCCTTGACTTCCTGCATACCAAAG GCATTGCTCATCGTGATCTCAAGCCGGAAAATATATTGTGTGAATCTCCAGAAAAG gTGTCTCCAGTGAAAATCTGTGACTTTGACTTGGGCAGTGGGGTGAAACTGAACAACTCCTGCACACCCATAACCACCCCAGAGCTGACCACTCCA TGCGGTTCTGCAGAATACATGGCCCCCGAGGTGGTGGAGGTCTTCACAGACGAAGCTACTTTCTATGACAAGCGCTGTGACCTGTGGAGCCTGGGCGTGGTCCTCTACATCATGCTGAGTGGCTACCCACCCTTTGTAGGTCACTGCGGGGCTGACTGTGGCTGGGACCGGGGAGAGGTCTGCAGGCTGTGTCAG AACAAGCTGTTTGAGAGCATCCAGGAAGGCAAGTATGAGTTTCCTGACAAGGACTGGGCACACATTTCCAGTGAGGCCAAAGACCTCATCTCCAAGCTCCTGGTTCGAGATGCAAAGCAAAGACTCAGCGCCGCCCAAGTTCTGCAGCACCCATGGGTGCAGGGG CAAGCTCCAGAAAGGGGACTCCCCACGCCGCAAGTCCTCCAGAG AGCTGCCTCCAGATGCCTTGAGGTGCCAAACCTCAGATCCCTCTTAGAAGATTTATTCGGCAAACCCAAAGTGCTGGTACCTGCTAGGCCTGAGCTGGGTTCTGGGGACACAGACAAGGACAGCACAGCCCCGCTCTGGGAGGGGAGTGTAACGTGCTGTGGCCCTGCCTCTGGTAGAGCCGTGTGGAGTCATGTGTGGGGCTCAGGAGGGTGCTCTGAGCAGAAGGGGGCATTTGCCACAACTGTCAACTCCAGGGACTGTACTTGA
- the MKNK1 gene encoding MAP kinase-interacting serine/threonine-protein kinase 1 isoform X2, with amino-acid sequence MGNYQPLGEIMTSLTPTPEMGSSEPLPIADDDKKKRKKRKARATDSLPGKFEDLYKLTSELLGEGAYAKVQGAVSLQNGKEYAVKIIEKQAGHSRSRVFREVETLYQCQGNKNILELIEFFEDDTRFYLVFEKLQGGSILAHIQKRKHFNEREASRVVRDVAAALDFLHTKGIAHRDLKPENILCESPEKVSPVKICDFDLGSGVKLNNSCTPITTPELTTPCGSAEYMAPEVVEVFTDEATFYDKRCDLWSLGVVLYIMLSGYPPFVGHCGADCGWDRGEVCRLCQNKLFESIQEGKYEFPDKDWAHISSEAKDLISKLLVRDAKQRLSAAQVLQHPWVQGQAPERGLPTPQVLQRNSSTMDLTLFAAEAIALNRQLSQHEENELAEEPQALAEALCSVKLSPPSKSRLARRRALAHAGRSGEVGPCQRPTAL; translated from the exons ATGGGGAACTATCAACCCCTTGGTGAGATTATGACATCCCTCACACCCACCCCAG AGATGGGCAGCAGTGAACCCCTTCCCATCGCAGATGATGataagaagaagaggaagaagcgGAAGGCCCGGGCCACAGACTCCTTGCCAGGAAAGTTTGAAG ATTTGTACAAGCTGACCTCTGAATTGCTTGGAGAGGGAGCCTATGCCAAAGTTCAAGGTGCCGTGAGCCTGCAGAATGGCAAAGAGTATGCTGTCAAA ATCATCGAAAAACAAGCCGGGCACAGTCGGAGTAGGGTGTTTCGAGAGGTGGAGACGCTCTATCAGTGTCAAGGAAACAA GAACATTTTGGAGCTGATTGAGTTCTTTGAAGATGACACAAGGTTTTACCTGGTCTTTGAGAAATTGCAAGGAG GCTCCATCCTCGCCCACATCCAGAAGCGGAAACACTTCAATGAGCGAGAAGCCAGCCGAGTGGTGCGGGATGTTGCTGCTGCCCTTGACTTCCTGCATACCAAAG GCATTGCTCATCGTGATCTCAAGCCGGAAAATATATTGTGTGAATCTCCAGAAAAG gTGTCTCCAGTGAAAATCTGTGACTTTGACTTGGGCAGTGGGGTGAAACTGAACAACTCCTGCACACCCATAACCACCCCAGAGCTGACCACTCCA TGCGGTTCTGCAGAATACATGGCCCCCGAGGTGGTGGAGGTCTTCACAGACGAAGCTACTTTCTATGACAAGCGCTGTGACCTGTGGAGCCTGGGCGTGGTCCTCTACATCATGCTGAGTGGCTACCCACCCTTTGTAGGTCACTGCGGGGCTGACTGTGGCTGGGACCGGGGAGAGGTCTGCAGGCTGTGTCAG AACAAGCTGTTTGAGAGCATCCAGGAAGGCAAGTATGAGTTTCCTGACAAGGACTGGGCACACATTTCCAGTGAGGCCAAAGACCTCATCTCCAAGCTCCTGGTTCGAGATGCAAAGCAAAGACTCAGCGCCGCCCAAGTTCTGCAGCACCCATGGGTGCAGGGG CAAGCTCCAGAAAGGGGACTCCCCACGCCGCAAGTCCTCCAGAG GAACAGTAGCACGATGGACTTGACTCTGTTCGCAGCCGAGGCCATCGCCCTCAACCGCCAGCTGTCTCAGCACGAGGAGAACGAACTGGCAGAGGAGCCGCAGGCACTGGCTGAGGCCCTCTGCTCTGTGAAGCTTTCCCCTCCATCCAAGTCACGCCTGGCCCGCCGGCGTGCCCTGGCCCATGCAGGCCGCAGTGGAGAGGTGGGACCGTGCCAAAGACCCACAGCACTCTGA
- the MKNK1 gene encoding MAP kinase-interacting serine/threonine-protein kinase 1 isoform X7, which translates to MGSSEPLPIADDDKKKRKKRKARATDSLPGKFEDLYKLTSELLGEGAYAKVQGAVSLQNGKEYAVKIIEKQAGHSRSRVFREVETLYQCQGNKNILELIEFFEDDTRFYLVFEKLQGGSILAHIQKRKHFNEREASRVVRDVAAALDFLHTKGIAHRDLKPENILCESPEKVSPVKICDFDLGSGVKLNNSCTPITTPELTTPCGSAEYMAPEVVEVFTDEATFYDKRCDLWSLGVVLYIMLSGYPPFVGHCGADCGWDRGEVCRLCQNKLFESIQEGKYEFPDKDWAHISSEAKDLISKLLVRDAKQRLSAAQVLQHPWVQGQAPERGLPTPQVLQRNSSTMDLTLFAAEAIALNRQLSQHEENELAEEPQALAEALCSVKLSPPSKSRLARRRALAHAGRSGEVGPCQRPTAL; encoded by the exons ATGGGCAGCAGTGAACCCCTTCCCATCGCAGATGATGataagaagaagaggaagaagcgGAAGGCCCGGGCCACAGACTCCTTGCCAGGAAAGTTTGAAG ATTTGTACAAGCTGACCTCTGAATTGCTTGGAGAGGGAGCCTATGCCAAAGTTCAAGGTGCCGTGAGCCTGCAGAATGGCAAAGAGTATGCTGTCAAA ATCATCGAAAAACAAGCCGGGCACAGTCGGAGTAGGGTGTTTCGAGAGGTGGAGACGCTCTATCAGTGTCAAGGAAACAA GAACATTTTGGAGCTGATTGAGTTCTTTGAAGATGACACAAGGTTTTACCTGGTCTTTGAGAAATTGCAAGGAG GCTCCATCCTCGCCCACATCCAGAAGCGGAAACACTTCAATGAGCGAGAAGCCAGCCGAGTGGTGCGGGATGTTGCTGCTGCCCTTGACTTCCTGCATACCAAAG GCATTGCTCATCGTGATCTCAAGCCGGAAAATATATTGTGTGAATCTCCAGAAAAG gTGTCTCCAGTGAAAATCTGTGACTTTGACTTGGGCAGTGGGGTGAAACTGAACAACTCCTGCACACCCATAACCACCCCAGAGCTGACCACTCCA TGCGGTTCTGCAGAATACATGGCCCCCGAGGTGGTGGAGGTCTTCACAGACGAAGCTACTTTCTATGACAAGCGCTGTGACCTGTGGAGCCTGGGCGTGGTCCTCTACATCATGCTGAGTGGCTACCCACCCTTTGTAGGTCACTGCGGGGCTGACTGTGGCTGGGACCGGGGAGAGGTCTGCAGGCTGTGTCAG AACAAGCTGTTTGAGAGCATCCAGGAAGGCAAGTATGAGTTTCCTGACAAGGACTGGGCACACATTTCCAGTGAGGCCAAAGACCTCATCTCCAAGCTCCTGGTTCGAGATGCAAAGCAAAGACTCAGCGCCGCCCAAGTTCTGCAGCACCCATGGGTGCAGGGG CAAGCTCCAGAAAGGGGACTCCCCACGCCGCAAGTCCTCCAGAG GAACAGTAGCACGATGGACTTGACTCTGTTCGCAGCCGAGGCCATCGCCCTCAACCGCCAGCTGTCTCAGCACGAGGAGAACGAACTGGCAGAGGAGCCGCAGGCACTGGCTGAGGCCCTCTGCTCTGTGAAGCTTTCCCCTCCATCCAAGTCACGCCTGGCCCGCCGGCGTGCCCTGGCCCATGCAGGCCGCAGTGGAGAGGTGGGACCGTGCCAAAGACCCACAGCACTCTGA
- the LOC134383425 gene encoding proteasome subunit beta type-1: MLSSAAMFWGPGRDMGVEPRSAAGPLQLRFSPYAFNGGTVLAIAGEDFSIVASDTRLSEGFSIHTRDSPKCYKLTDKTVIGCSGFHGDCLTLTKIIEARLKMYKHSNNKAMTTGAIAAMLSTILYSRRFFPYYVYNIIGGLDEEGKGAVYSFDPVGSYQRDSFKAGGSASAMLQPLLDNQVGFKNMQNVEHVPLSLDRAMRLVKDVFISAAERDVYTGDALRICIVTKEGIREETIPLRKD, translated from the coding sequence ATGTTGTCCTCCGCAGCCATGTTCTGGGGGCCCGGCAGAGACATGGGGGTAGAGCCGCGCAGCGCCGCGGGCCCTTTACAGCTGCGCTTTTCGCCCTACGCTTTCAACGGGGGTACTGTATTGGCAATTGCTGGAGAAGATTTTTCAATTGTTGCTTCTGACACTCGATTGAGTGAAGGGTTTTCAATTCACACCCGGGACAGCCCAAAATGTTACAAATTAACAGACAAAACAGTCATTGGGTGCAGTGGTTTTCATGGAGACTGTCTTACCCTGACAAAGATTATTGAAGCAAGGCTAAAGATGTATAAGCACTCCAATAATAAAGCCATGACTACGGGGGCAATTGCTGCGATGCTGTCTACAATCCTGTATTCAAGGCGCTTCTTTCCCTACTATGTTTACAACATCATCGGTGGACTTGAtgaagaagggaagggagccGTGTACAGCTTTGACCCGGTGGGGTCCTACCAGAGAGATTCCTTCAAGGCTGGAGGCTCAGCAAGTGCCATGCTTCAGCCGCTGCTTGACAACCAGGTTGGTTTTAAGAATATGCAGAACGTAGAGCATGTCCCACTGTCCTTGGACAGAGCCATGCGGCTAGTGAAAGACGTCTTCATTTCTGCGGCTGAGAGGGACGTGTACACGGGAGACGCACTCAGGATCTGCATTGTGACCAAAGAGGGCATCAGGGAGGAGACcatccccttgaggaaggactgA
- the MKNK1 gene encoding MAP kinase-interacting serine/threonine-protein kinase 1 isoform X3 translates to MQNRPEMGSSEPLPIADDDKKKRKKRKARATDSLPGKFEDLYKLTSELLGEGAYAKVQGAVSLQNGKEYAVKIIEKQAGHSRSRVFREVETLYQCQGNKNILELIEFFEDDTRFYLVFEKLQGGSILAHIQKRKHFNEREASRVVRDVAAALDFLHTKGIAHRDLKPENILCESPEKVSPVKICDFDLGSGVKLNNSCTPITTPELTTPCGSAEYMAPEVVEVFTDEATFYDKRCDLWSLGVVLYIMLSGYPPFVGHCGADCGWDRGEVCRLCQNKLFESIQEGKYEFPDKDWAHISSEAKDLISKLLVRDAKQRLSAAQVLQHPWVQGQAPERGLPTPQVLQRAASRCLEVPNLRSLLEDLFGKPKVLVPARPELGSGDTDKDSTAPLWEGSVTCCGPASGRAVWSHVWGSGGCSEQKGAFATTVNSRDCT, encoded by the exons ATGCAAAATAGACCAG AGATGGGCAGCAGTGAACCCCTTCCCATCGCAGATGATGataagaagaagaggaagaagcgGAAGGCCCGGGCCACAGACTCCTTGCCAGGAAAGTTTGAAG ATTTGTACAAGCTGACCTCTGAATTGCTTGGAGAGGGAGCCTATGCCAAAGTTCAAGGTGCCGTGAGCCTGCAGAATGGCAAAGAGTATGCTGTCAAA ATCATCGAAAAACAAGCCGGGCACAGTCGGAGTAGGGTGTTTCGAGAGGTGGAGACGCTCTATCAGTGTCAAGGAAACAA GAACATTTTGGAGCTGATTGAGTTCTTTGAAGATGACACAAGGTTTTACCTGGTCTTTGAGAAATTGCAAGGAG GCTCCATCCTCGCCCACATCCAGAAGCGGAAACACTTCAATGAGCGAGAAGCCAGCCGAGTGGTGCGGGATGTTGCTGCTGCCCTTGACTTCCTGCATACCAAAG GCATTGCTCATCGTGATCTCAAGCCGGAAAATATATTGTGTGAATCTCCAGAAAAG gTGTCTCCAGTGAAAATCTGTGACTTTGACTTGGGCAGTGGGGTGAAACTGAACAACTCCTGCACACCCATAACCACCCCAGAGCTGACCACTCCA TGCGGTTCTGCAGAATACATGGCCCCCGAGGTGGTGGAGGTCTTCACAGACGAAGCTACTTTCTATGACAAGCGCTGTGACCTGTGGAGCCTGGGCGTGGTCCTCTACATCATGCTGAGTGGCTACCCACCCTTTGTAGGTCACTGCGGGGCTGACTGTGGCTGGGACCGGGGAGAGGTCTGCAGGCTGTGTCAG AACAAGCTGTTTGAGAGCATCCAGGAAGGCAAGTATGAGTTTCCTGACAAGGACTGGGCACACATTTCCAGTGAGGCCAAAGACCTCATCTCCAAGCTCCTGGTTCGAGATGCAAAGCAAAGACTCAGCGCCGCCCAAGTTCTGCAGCACCCATGGGTGCAGGGG CAAGCTCCAGAAAGGGGACTCCCCACGCCGCAAGTCCTCCAGAG AGCTGCCTCCAGATGCCTTGAGGTGCCAAACCTCAGATCCCTCTTAGAAGATTTATTCGGCAAACCCAAAGTGCTGGTACCTGCTAGGCCTGAGCTGGGTTCTGGGGACACAGACAAGGACAGCACAGCCCCGCTCTGGGAGGGGAGTGTAACGTGCTGTGGCCCTGCCTCTGGTAGAGCCGTGTGGAGTCATGTGTGGGGCTCAGGAGGGTGCTCTGAGCAGAAGGGGGCATTTGCCACAACTGTCAACTCCAGGGACTGTACTTGA
- the MKNK1 gene encoding MAP kinase-interacting serine/threonine-protein kinase 1 isoform X5: protein MQNRPEMGSSEPLPIADDDKKKRKKRKARATDSLPGKFEDLYKLTSELLGEGAYAKVQGAVSLQNGKEYAVKIIEKQAGHSRSRVFREVETLYQCQGNKNILELIEFFEDDTRFYLVFEKLQGGSILAHIQKRKHFNEREASRVVRDVAAALDFLHTKGIAHRDLKPENILCESPEKVSPVKICDFDLGSGVKLNNSCTPITTPELTTPCGSAEYMAPEVVEVFTDEATFYDKRCDLWSLGVVLYIMLSGYPPFVGHCGADCGWDRGEVCRLCQNKLFESIQEGKYEFPDKDWAHISSEAKDLISKLLVRDAKQRLSAAQVLQHPWVQGQAPERGLPTPQVLQRNSSTMDLTLFAAEAIALNRQLSQHEENELAEEPQALAEALCSVKLSPPSKSRLARRRALAHAGRSGEVGPCQRPTAL from the exons ATGCAAAATAGACCAG AGATGGGCAGCAGTGAACCCCTTCCCATCGCAGATGATGataagaagaagaggaagaagcgGAAGGCCCGGGCCACAGACTCCTTGCCAGGAAAGTTTGAAG ATTTGTACAAGCTGACCTCTGAATTGCTTGGAGAGGGAGCCTATGCCAAAGTTCAAGGTGCCGTGAGCCTGCAGAATGGCAAAGAGTATGCTGTCAAA ATCATCGAAAAACAAGCCGGGCACAGTCGGAGTAGGGTGTTTCGAGAGGTGGAGACGCTCTATCAGTGTCAAGGAAACAA GAACATTTTGGAGCTGATTGAGTTCTTTGAAGATGACACAAGGTTTTACCTGGTCTTTGAGAAATTGCAAGGAG GCTCCATCCTCGCCCACATCCAGAAGCGGAAACACTTCAATGAGCGAGAAGCCAGCCGAGTGGTGCGGGATGTTGCTGCTGCCCTTGACTTCCTGCATACCAAAG GCATTGCTCATCGTGATCTCAAGCCGGAAAATATATTGTGTGAATCTCCAGAAAAG gTGTCTCCAGTGAAAATCTGTGACTTTGACTTGGGCAGTGGGGTGAAACTGAACAACTCCTGCACACCCATAACCACCCCAGAGCTGACCACTCCA TGCGGTTCTGCAGAATACATGGCCCCCGAGGTGGTGGAGGTCTTCACAGACGAAGCTACTTTCTATGACAAGCGCTGTGACCTGTGGAGCCTGGGCGTGGTCCTCTACATCATGCTGAGTGGCTACCCACCCTTTGTAGGTCACTGCGGGGCTGACTGTGGCTGGGACCGGGGAGAGGTCTGCAGGCTGTGTCAG AACAAGCTGTTTGAGAGCATCCAGGAAGGCAAGTATGAGTTTCCTGACAAGGACTGGGCACACATTTCCAGTGAGGCCAAAGACCTCATCTCCAAGCTCCTGGTTCGAGATGCAAAGCAAAGACTCAGCGCCGCCCAAGTTCTGCAGCACCCATGGGTGCAGGGG CAAGCTCCAGAAAGGGGACTCCCCACGCCGCAAGTCCTCCAGAG GAACAGTAGCACGATGGACTTGACTCTGTTCGCAGCCGAGGCCATCGCCCTCAACCGCCAGCTGTCTCAGCACGAGGAGAACGAACTGGCAGAGGAGCCGCAGGCACTGGCTGAGGCCCTCTGCTCTGTGAAGCTTTCCCCTCCATCCAAGTCACGCCTGGCCCGCCGGCGTGCCCTGGCCCATGCAGGCCGCAGTGGAGAGGTGGGACCGTGCCAAAGACCCACAGCACTCTGA
- the MKNK1 gene encoding MAP kinase-interacting serine/threonine-protein kinase 1 isoform X6, whose translation MGNYQPLGEIMTSLTPTPEMGSSEPLPIADDDKKKRKKRKARATDSLPGKFEDLYKLTSELLGEGAYAKVQGAVSLQNGKEYAVKIIEKQAGHSRSRVFREVETLYQCQGNKNILELIEFFEDDTRFYLVFEKLQGGSILAHIQKRKHFNEREASRVVRDVAAALDFLHTKGIAHRDLKPENILCESPEKVSPVKICDFDLGSGVKLNNSCTPITTPELTTPCGSAEYMAPEVVEVFTDEATFYDKRCDLWSLGVVLYIMLSGYPPFVGHCGADCGWDRGEVCRLCQNKLFESIQEGKYEFPDKDWAHISSEAKDLISKLLVRDAKQRLSAAQVLQHPWVQGEQ comes from the exons ATGGGGAACTATCAACCCCTTGGTGAGATTATGACATCCCTCACACCCACCCCAG AGATGGGCAGCAGTGAACCCCTTCCCATCGCAGATGATGataagaagaagaggaagaagcgGAAGGCCCGGGCCACAGACTCCTTGCCAGGAAAGTTTGAAG ATTTGTACAAGCTGACCTCTGAATTGCTTGGAGAGGGAGCCTATGCCAAAGTTCAAGGTGCCGTGAGCCTGCAGAATGGCAAAGAGTATGCTGTCAAA ATCATCGAAAAACAAGCCGGGCACAGTCGGAGTAGGGTGTTTCGAGAGGTGGAGACGCTCTATCAGTGTCAAGGAAACAA GAACATTTTGGAGCTGATTGAGTTCTTTGAAGATGACACAAGGTTTTACCTGGTCTTTGAGAAATTGCAAGGAG GCTCCATCCTCGCCCACATCCAGAAGCGGAAACACTTCAATGAGCGAGAAGCCAGCCGAGTGGTGCGGGATGTTGCTGCTGCCCTTGACTTCCTGCATACCAAAG GCATTGCTCATCGTGATCTCAAGCCGGAAAATATATTGTGTGAATCTCCAGAAAAG gTGTCTCCAGTGAAAATCTGTGACTTTGACTTGGGCAGTGGGGTGAAACTGAACAACTCCTGCACACCCATAACCACCCCAGAGCTGACCACTCCA TGCGGTTCTGCAGAATACATGGCCCCCGAGGTGGTGGAGGTCTTCACAGACGAAGCTACTTTCTATGACAAGCGCTGTGACCTGTGGAGCCTGGGCGTGGTCCTCTACATCATGCTGAGTGGCTACCCACCCTTTGTAGGTCACTGCGGGGCTGACTGTGGCTGGGACCGGGGAGAGGTCTGCAGGCTGTGTCAG AACAAGCTGTTTGAGAGCATCCAGGAAGGCAAGTATGAGTTTCCTGACAAGGACTGGGCACACATTTCCAGTGAGGCCAAAGACCTCATCTCCAAGCTCCTGGTTCGAGATGCAAAGCAAAGACTCAGCGCCGCCCAAGTTCTGCAGCACCCATGGGTGCAGGGG GAACAGTAG
- the MKNK1 gene encoding MAP kinase-interacting serine/threonine-protein kinase 1 isoform X4, giving the protein MGSSEPLPIADDDKKKRKKRKARATDSLPGKFEDLYKLTSELLGEGAYAKVQGAVSLQNGKEYAVKIIEKQAGHSRSRVFREVETLYQCQGNKNILELIEFFEDDTRFYLVFEKLQGGSILAHIQKRKHFNEREASRVVRDVAAALDFLHTKGIAHRDLKPENILCESPEKVSPVKICDFDLGSGVKLNNSCTPITTPELTTPCGSAEYMAPEVVEVFTDEATFYDKRCDLWSLGVVLYIMLSGYPPFVGHCGADCGWDRGEVCRLCQNKLFESIQEGKYEFPDKDWAHISSEAKDLISKLLVRDAKQRLSAAQVLQHPWVQGQAPERGLPTPQVLQRAASRCLEVPNLRSLLEDLFGKPKVLVPARPELGSGDTDKDSTAPLWEGSVTCCGPASGRAVWSHVWGSGGCSEQKGAFATTVNSRDCT; this is encoded by the exons ATGGGCAGCAGTGAACCCCTTCCCATCGCAGATGATGataagaagaagaggaagaagcgGAAGGCCCGGGCCACAGACTCCTTGCCAGGAAAGTTTGAAG ATTTGTACAAGCTGACCTCTGAATTGCTTGGAGAGGGAGCCTATGCCAAAGTTCAAGGTGCCGTGAGCCTGCAGAATGGCAAAGAGTATGCTGTCAAA ATCATCGAAAAACAAGCCGGGCACAGTCGGAGTAGGGTGTTTCGAGAGGTGGAGACGCTCTATCAGTGTCAAGGAAACAA GAACATTTTGGAGCTGATTGAGTTCTTTGAAGATGACACAAGGTTTTACCTGGTCTTTGAGAAATTGCAAGGAG GCTCCATCCTCGCCCACATCCAGAAGCGGAAACACTTCAATGAGCGAGAAGCCAGCCGAGTGGTGCGGGATGTTGCTGCTGCCCTTGACTTCCTGCATACCAAAG GCATTGCTCATCGTGATCTCAAGCCGGAAAATATATTGTGTGAATCTCCAGAAAAG gTGTCTCCAGTGAAAATCTGTGACTTTGACTTGGGCAGTGGGGTGAAACTGAACAACTCCTGCACACCCATAACCACCCCAGAGCTGACCACTCCA TGCGGTTCTGCAGAATACATGGCCCCCGAGGTGGTGGAGGTCTTCACAGACGAAGCTACTTTCTATGACAAGCGCTGTGACCTGTGGAGCCTGGGCGTGGTCCTCTACATCATGCTGAGTGGCTACCCACCCTTTGTAGGTCACTGCGGGGCTGACTGTGGCTGGGACCGGGGAGAGGTCTGCAGGCTGTGTCAG AACAAGCTGTTTGAGAGCATCCAGGAAGGCAAGTATGAGTTTCCTGACAAGGACTGGGCACACATTTCCAGTGAGGCCAAAGACCTCATCTCCAAGCTCCTGGTTCGAGATGCAAAGCAAAGACTCAGCGCCGCCCAAGTTCTGCAGCACCCATGGGTGCAGGGG CAAGCTCCAGAAAGGGGACTCCCCACGCCGCAAGTCCTCCAGAG AGCTGCCTCCAGATGCCTTGAGGTGCCAAACCTCAGATCCCTCTTAGAAGATTTATTCGGCAAACCCAAAGTGCTGGTACCTGCTAGGCCTGAGCTGGGTTCTGGGGACACAGACAAGGACAGCACAGCCCCGCTCTGGGAGGGGAGTGTAACGTGCTGTGGCCCTGCCTCTGGTAGAGCCGTGTGGAGTCATGTGTGGGGCTCAGGAGGGTGCTCTGAGCAGAAGGGGGCATTTGCCACAACTGTCAACTCCAGGGACTGTACTTGA